A single window of Nomascus leucogenys isolate Asia chromosome 18, Asia_NLE_v1, whole genome shotgun sequence DNA harbors:
- the PRSS35 gene encoding inactive serine protease 35 yields the protein MENMLLWLIFFTPGWTLIDGSEMERDFMWHLRKVPRIVSERTFHLTSPAFEADAKMMVNTACGIECQKELPTPSLSELEDYLSYETVFENGTRTLTRVKVQDLVLEPTQNITAKGVSVRRKRQVYGTDSRFSILDKRFLTNFPFSTAVKLSTGCSGILLSPQHVLTAAHCVHDGKDYVKGSKKLRVGLLKMRNKSGGKKRRGSKRSRREASGGDPREGTREHLQERAKGGRSRKQAGRGQRLAEGRPSFQWTRVKNTHIPKGWARGGLGDAALEYDYALLELKRAHKKKYMELGISPAIRKMPGGMIHFSGFDNDRADQLVYRFCSVSDESSDLLYQYCDAESGSTGSGVYLRLKDPDKKNWKRKIIAVYSGHQWVDVHGVQKDYNVAVRITPLKYAQICLWIHGNDANCAYG from the coding sequence atggaaaatatgcTACTTTGGTTGATATTTTTCACCCCTGGGTGGACCCTCATTGATGGATCTGAAATGGAACGGGATTTTATGTGGCACTTGAGAAAGGTACCCCGGATTGTCAGTGAAAGGACTTTCCATCTCACCAGCCCCGCATTTGAGGCAGATGCTAAGATGATGGTAAATACAGCGTGTGGCATCGAATGCCAGAAGGAACTCCCAACTCCCAGCCTTTCTGAATTGGAGGATTATCTCTCCTATGAGACTGTCTTTGAGAATGGCACCCGAACCTTAACCAGGGTGAAAGTTCAAGATCTGGTTCTTGAGCCGACTCAAAATATCACCGCAAAGGGAGTATCTGTCAGGAGAAAGAGACAGGTGTATGGCACCGACAGCAGGTTCAGCATCTTGGACAAAAGGTTCTTGACCAATTTCCCTTTCAGCACAGCTGTGAAGCTTTCCACGGGCTGTAGTGGCATTCTCCTTTCCCCTCAGCACGTTCTAACTGCTGCCCACTGCGTTCATGATGGAAAGGACTATGTCAAAGGGAGTAAAAAGCTAAGGGTAGGGTTGTTGAAGATGAGGAATAAAAGTGGAGGCAAGAAACGTCGAGGTTCTAAGAGGAGCAGAAGAGAAGCTAGTGGTGGTGACCCAAGAGAGGGTACCAGAGAGCATCTGCAGGAGAGAGCCAAGGGTGGGAGGAGCAGAAAACAAGCTGGCCGGGGTCAGAGGCTTGCCGAAGGGAGGCCTTCCTTCCAGTGGACCCGGGTCAAGAATACCCACATTCCGAAGGGCTGGGCACGAGGAGGCCTGGGGGACGCTGCCTTGGAGTACGACTATGCCCTCCTGGAGCTGAAGCGCGCgcacaaaaagaaatacatggaACTTGGAATCAGCCCAGCGATCAGGAAAATGCCTGGTGGAATGATCCACTTCTCAGGATTTGATAACGATAGGGCCGATCAGTTGGTGTATCGGTTTTGCAGTGTGTCCGACGAATCCAGCGATCTCCTTTACCAATACTGCGATGCTGAGTCGGGCTCCACCGGTTCCGGGGTCTATCTGCGTCTGAAAGATCCAGACAAAAAGAACTGGAAGCGCAAAATCATTGCGGTCTACTCAGGCCACCAGTGGGTGGATGTCCACGGGGTCCAGAAGGACTACAATGTTGCCGTTCGCATCACTCCCCTCAAATACGCCCAGATTTGCCTCTGGATTCACGGCAACGATGCCAATTGTGCTTATGGCTAA